A stretch of the Teretinema zuelzerae genome encodes the following:
- the dctP gene encoding TRAP transporter substrate-binding protein DctP: MKPRRIASLAFALILAAASVQGQSKITLKIASVAPARSPWDIEQRALAQEWNKITGGLVNIVFFDATALGGEKGVIQKFRSVRPGQKAPLDGVIFTTIGMHELAPAASLYTYSMPFLIRSQGELDFVFKAHDDRLKKAFRDAGFESLAWTNVGWLSFYTKDRFANLDELKKIKIASAGLDSPILGDTFRAGGFNIEDIQAAKLLQALKGGNLRGFFGVHMYAYVTGFSKTISWALDTKLCPVMAGVLLSNEAWAQIPAQYHPEMREAIASMKVRLDAALEDTDRAYMQSMIDEGVKPIRPTEAELADWEAKFNRDIEIANKTAPGAFDMKLYGELRSLLSTYRDRE; the protein is encoded by the coding sequence ATGAAACCACGGCGCATTGCATCGCTAGCCTTCGCTCTGATACTGGCCGCAGCTTCCGTTCAGGGGCAAAGCAAAATAACGCTTAAAATCGCGTCGGTCGCTCCTGCGAGATCGCCCTGGGACATAGAACAGCGGGCGCTGGCCCAGGAATGGAATAAAATCACCGGAGGGCTGGTGAACATCGTCTTCTTCGACGCCACCGCGCTCGGGGGCGAAAAAGGAGTCATCCAGAAATTCCGCTCGGTCAGGCCCGGCCAGAAAGCCCCGCTCGACGGAGTCATCTTCACCACCATCGGCATGCACGAACTGGCGCCGGCAGCCTCGCTGTACACCTACTCCATGCCCTTTCTCATCAGAAGCCAGGGTGAGCTCGACTTCGTGTTCAAGGCGCATGACGACCGGCTTAAAAAAGCATTCAGGGACGCGGGATTCGAAAGCCTCGCCTGGACGAACGTCGGCTGGCTTTCTTTCTACACAAAAGACCGGTTCGCCAATCTCGACGAACTTAAAAAGATTAAAATAGCCTCTGCGGGACTCGACAGTCCGATTCTCGGAGACACATTCCGGGCCGGCGGCTTCAATATCGAAGACATCCAGGCGGCAAAGCTTCTCCAGGCGCTCAAGGGAGGAAACCTCCGGGGATTCTTCGGCGTTCACATGTACGCCTATGTTACCGGATTCTCCAAAACCATTTCATGGGCCCTCGATACGAAACTGTGCCCGGTCATGGCGGGAGTGCTGCTTTCCAACGAAGCTTGGGCGCAGATTCCCGCTCAGTACCATCCAGAAATGAGGGAAGCGATCGCCAGCATGAAGGTGCGGCTCGACGCCGCGCTCGAAGACACTGACCGGGCCTATATGCAAAGCATGATAGACGAAGGCGTAAAACCGATCCGTCCGACTGAGGCGGAGCTCGCCGATTGGGAAGCGAAATTCAACCGCGATATCGAAATCGCCAACAAAACGGCTCCCGGAGCCTTCGACATGAAGCTCTACGGCGAGCTGAGAAGCCTCCTTTCAACCTATAGAGACCGCGAATGA
- a CDS encoding ankyrin repeat domain-containing protein — MKTVQTTRYGIALFSAAMLMFASCQSAPRQAEPAAAGEESLLDLIAGGKTAEVRQRFSSSDSVNQKNARGQSLLHIAALRNDSEMIQFLLSMKADPAVKDSAGETPLAAALGAGCYDAARVLADADSSIFAENAAGSSVWKIAASRGTEAVEPILNEKTVLQQDKRGRTVLHYAVESRDETLVKAVLAKKANPGHADASGTTPLALAYADPEAGESARISAELILAGAEPLRGDFSYFETAVLKRNPGMRFEEGKTPLHIAAGNGYAGFVNYLLERKVPVNVKDIASSTPLHEAVRNGRIETARILLASGADPNPRDSSGNTPLHLVMPLASRSQLFTLLLGAGANPNLKDSYGETPLHIAARLGMSEDIIRALLNAGADTNERNKRGITPLALAIERNQLVQANLFVRLGADIHAEDMDGHTALSKAISSGPEMVEAVIVETNVQTRDSQGRTPLHIAVLNKAPEPIINYLISRKADINARDKNGDSPLHIAVRGNDRASGEILLAYGGDVFNPNVSGESALKIALARMGGRQDWVLNSAVIKSTDGAGNTPLHLAAEWQLAQVVTFIGEKGGDLDARNANGETPLFSAVKADSSETLRTMLSPSAERRADINARDFLGNSALHACIRWSAPRAAEALLDYDARSNSKRLINARNLAGKTALHEAARTGNLAFLRTLLAAGADINAADESGRTALTDAIKANREDAIRLLLDRKASPVIQDMYGRNALHEAVDNSSPEIVALLRASGGNAMSRDSYGKTPLSLALKKTSATMTAVIGKDTNMVDSDGNTPLHIAVSEHSGPESLETLLASGFPVNNRNRTGSTALLQAVRGGQESLAKVLLIAGADPYASDNQGESAVTIALAAYPALVPMIAEYAPEKTDTIGDGLLHYAARSGDAETVRRLLALPKIDRGARNISGETAYDIAVRWQRPEIAALLK, encoded by the coding sequence TTGAAGACAGTACAGACAACACGATACGGAATCGCGCTTTTTTCCGCGGCGATGCTCATGTTCGCATCCTGCCAGAGCGCGCCTCGGCAGGCCGAACCGGCGGCTGCGGGCGAAGAAAGCCTGCTCGACCTGATAGCCGGGGGAAAAACGGCGGAGGTCCGCCAGAGGTTCTCTTCCAGCGATTCGGTAAACCAGAAAAACGCACGGGGACAGAGTCTCCTTCACATAGCCGCGCTTCGAAACGATTCGGAAATGATACAGTTTCTCCTTTCAATGAAAGCGGATCCTGCGGTGAAGGATTCAGCGGGAGAAACGCCCCTTGCGGCGGCTCTCGGCGCGGGGTGCTACGACGCGGCCCGCGTCCTGGCGGACGCGGATTCCTCCATATTCGCCGAAAACGCGGCGGGCTCTTCGGTGTGGAAAATCGCCGCATCCCGCGGAACCGAAGCGGTCGAGCCGATATTGAACGAAAAAACGGTTCTGCAGCAGGACAAGCGCGGGCGAACGGTTCTTCATTACGCGGTTGAATCCCGCGACGAAACCTTGGTGAAAGCAGTTCTGGCGAAAAAAGCGAATCCCGGACATGCCGACGCGAGCGGGACAACGCCCCTCGCCCTCGCCTACGCCGACCCCGAGGCAGGCGAAAGCGCACGGATCTCGGCTGAACTTATTTTAGCGGGAGCGGAGCCGCTTCGGGGAGATTTCAGCTATTTCGAAACAGCCGTCCTGAAACGGAATCCGGGAATGCGCTTCGAGGAAGGAAAAACGCCCCTCCACATCGCGGCCGGGAACGGCTACGCGGGATTCGTGAATTACCTCCTCGAGCGGAAGGTTCCGGTCAACGTAAAAGACATCGCAAGCTCGACTCCGCTTCACGAAGCGGTGCGCAACGGCCGTATCGAAACGGCGCGCATACTTCTCGCCTCCGGAGCGGATCCCAATCCCCGCGATTCTTCCGGAAACACGCCGCTCCATCTGGTCATGCCCCTGGCGAGCCGCTCGCAGCTGTTCACCCTGCTTTTGGGCGCGGGAGCGAATCCGAATCTCAAGGACAGCTACGGAGAGACCCCCCTTCATATCGCCGCCCGCCTGGGCATGAGCGAGGACATCATCAGAGCTCTTCTGAACGCGGGCGCCGACACCAACGAGCGGAACAAAAGGGGAATAACCCCGCTTGCCCTGGCGATCGAACGGAACCAGCTGGTGCAGGCGAATCTCTTCGTCAGGCTCGGCGCGGATATACACGCGGAAGACATGGACGGCCACACCGCCCTCTCGAAGGCGATATCATCGGGACCGGAAATGGTTGAAGCAGTTATCGTCGAAACGAACGTGCAAACCAGGGACTCGCAGGGAAGGACTCCCCTTCACATCGCGGTTCTGAACAAAGCTCCCGAACCGATCATCAACTACCTTATTTCCAGGAAAGCGGACATCAACGCCAGGGATAAAAACGGCGACAGCCCCCTCCATATCGCGGTGAGGGGCAACGACCGCGCCTCGGGCGAAATACTGTTGGCCTACGGCGGGGACGTATTCAACCCGAACGTATCCGGCGAATCTGCGCTCAAGATCGCGCTGGCCCGCATGGGCGGCAGGCAGGACTGGGTGCTCAACTCGGCAGTGATTAAAAGCACCGACGGAGCCGGAAACACGCCGCTCCATCTCGCCGCGGAATGGCAGCTCGCGCAGGTCGTCACCTTTATCGGAGAAAAGGGAGGCGATCTCGACGCGAGGAACGCGAACGGGGAAACGCCGCTTTTCAGCGCGGTGAAGGCAGACTCGAGCGAAACGCTCAGAACCATGCTTTCTCCTTCGGCCGAACGCCGGGCGGACATCAATGCCAGGGACTTTCTGGGCAATTCCGCCCTCCACGCCTGCATCCGCTGGTCGGCTCCCCGCGCGGCAGAAGCCCTGCTCGATTACGACGCCCGCAGCAATTCAAAACGCCTCATCAACGCGCGGAATCTCGCGGGCAAGACGGCGCTTCACGAAGCGGCCCGCACCGGAAACCTCGCCTTTCTCAGAACGCTCCTGGCAGCAGGAGCCGACATAAACGCGGCGGACGAATCGGGGCGTACTGCCCTCACCGACGCGATCAAAGCGAACAGGGAAGACGCCATCCGCCTCCTTCTGGACCGCAAGGCATCTCCCGTCATCCAGGACATGTACGGACGGAACGCCCTCCACGAAGCGGTAGACAATTCGTCTCCGGAAATCGTAGCCCTGCTGCGCGCATCCGGCGGAAACGCGATGTCGCGCGATTCGTACGGAAAGACGCCGCTCTCCCTCGCGCTTAAAAAGACGAGCGCGACCATGACCGCGGTGATCGGAAAGGATACGAATATGGTCGATTCCGACGGAAACACCCCGCTGCATATCGCGGTGAGCGAGCACAGCGGGCCTGAGTCCCTGGAAACCCTTCTCGCGTCCGGTTTTCCGGTGAACAACCGCAACCGGACCGGTTCGACCGCACTTCTCCAGGCCGTGCGCGGCGGACAGGAATCGCTGGCAAAGGTGCTGCTAATCGCCGGCGCCGACCCCTACGCGAGCGACAACCAGGGAGAGTCGGCGGTGACCATCGCTCTGGCCGCCTACCCCGCCCTTGTTCCGATGATCGCCGAATACGCCCCGGAGAAAACCGACACTATCGGCGACGGCCTCCTTCACTACGCCGCCCGTTCCGGCGACGCTGAAACCGTGAGAAGGCTGCTCGCGCTTCCGAAAATCGACCGCGGAGCCCGGAACATTTCCGGGGAAACCGCGTACGACATAGCGGTGCGCTGGCAGAGGCCCGAAATTGCCGCATTGCTGAAATAA
- a CDS encoding TatD family hydrolase has product MYADTHAHLSHIADRGEDLAALLRRLAEDSVPFLLDIGTKPGDLVFRRDRILEASGGVLPSFIHFSAGLWPDGAVIADRDNAMKALNADLDLLMDEGFLPEDNRLYQALGECGLDRYWNGPSGAERGQDGSGDGPGTLDTGGEEELFAFQLEAARARNLPVIVHSRDAFDATLGCIRSVGWDRGVIHCWSYGISEARAFLDRGWHISFPGNVTWAKKNADRERISALLRYVPRDRLLLETDAPYLTPAPHRGKTNTPHLISHTYEAAAEYLGMSAESLAVLVAENARALFRKL; this is encoded by the coding sequence ATGTACGCCGATACGCACGCCCACCTGTCCCATATCGCCGATCGCGGCGAGGATCTTGCAGCTCTGCTGCGGCGTCTGGCCGAAGACAGCGTCCCCTTCCTTCTCGATATCGGCACAAAGCCCGGAGACCTCGTTTTCAGGCGCGACCGCATACTCGAAGCCTCCGGCGGCGTCCTTCCTTCTTTTATACATTTCTCAGCCGGTCTTTGGCCTGACGGAGCCGTCATCGCCGACCGCGACAACGCGATGAAGGCTTTGAACGCTGATCTCGATCTGCTTATGGACGAAGGCTTCCTGCCCGAAGACAACAGGCTCTATCAGGCACTGGGTGAATGCGGCCTTGACCGCTACTGGAACGGGCCCTCTGGAGCGGAGCGCGGCCAGGACGGTTCGGGCGACGGACCCGGCACGCTCGACACAGGCGGAGAAGAGGAGTTGTTCGCGTTTCAGCTTGAAGCCGCGCGCGCGCGTAATCTTCCGGTCATTGTGCATTCCCGCGACGCCTTCGACGCGACTCTGGGATGCATCCGCTCTGTGGGATGGGATCGCGGAGTCATCCACTGCTGGTCGTACGGAATATCCGAAGCGAGGGCTTTTCTCGACCGCGGCTGGCACATATCCTTTCCCGGAAACGTCACCTGGGCGAAAAAGAACGCCGATCGGGAGCGCATCTCCGCCCTGTTGCGCTATGTTCCGCGCGACCGGCTTCTCCTGGAAACCGACGCTCCGTATCTTACTCCCGCTCCGCATAGGGGGAAGACGAACACGCCGCATTTGATTTCTCATACCTACGAGGCCGCCGCCGAATATCTCGGCATGAGCGCGGAATCGCTCGCTGTTCTGGTCGCGGAGAACGCCCGCGCGCTGTTCAGGAAGTTGTAA
- a CDS encoding TRAP transporter large permease subunit: protein MKKTVRGTGIILLALLALFPLLFRVFSAITGIPIASSDSVQVNLVFMFSAVAGVITSAQDKQLSLGILNEIMPFGIRRIISPILTALTSAVLGVLFLSAGSELFMIFTPEERLWGIPLRLVFAFLPLMYLGMLYLLFASRESKIAPLAGFIIAVPLAAGPLAGIWWSLTGNAAPDFFNSVFNLWISVSHSLLWPIIGILVLAAAFGLPIFIAMSGIAYAAFSQGGGYVEMIPLEYYGILTDKSIAAIPLFTLAGYLLADGSAGKRLLEVVRESVGWLRGGPVIAAVIVATFFTTFTGASGVTILALGGLLTMILTGSGSSKANAQSLVTASGSIGMLFPPSLAVIIYGTTNIFSVDIYDLFKGSIIPGVLMALSMIGIGIFRDRGSKRGAFSLPNLLKALVKGLPELILPAGIVLGYFTGFFTLMETASFCAVYAFVLEVFIRRDFNIREAAAVALKSIPVAGGVLVIVGAAKAVAYFMVDAGIPFLLTDLVAAFVHSRLLFLFLLNILLILVGCFMDLYSAILVVSPLIVPVAESFGIHPVHTGVIFLTNLALGFLTPPVGMNLFIASYTFEKPVMKIARDVLPYLAAQFLILMLITYIPWFSTALL from the coding sequence ATAAAAAAGACCGTACGCGGAACCGGAATAATCCTGCTGGCGCTGCTCGCCCTCTTTCCTCTTCTGTTCCGCGTATTTTCCGCGATAACCGGAATTCCCATCGCATCCTCCGATTCCGTGCAGGTGAACCTGGTGTTCATGTTTTCAGCGGTCGCCGGAGTCATCACCTCTGCCCAGGACAAACAGCTGAGTTTGGGAATCCTCAACGAGATCATGCCCTTCGGCATACGAAGAATCATTTCTCCGATCCTGACGGCGCTCACCTCTGCCGTGCTCGGCGTTCTGTTTCTTTCGGCCGGCTCCGAACTGTTCATGATATTTACGCCGGAAGAGCGGTTGTGGGGAATTCCGCTTCGTCTCGTATTCGCCTTTCTCCCGCTGATGTATCTGGGGATGCTCTATCTCCTCTTTGCGTCGCGGGAATCGAAGATCGCTCCGCTCGCGGGTTTTATCATCGCCGTTCCGCTCGCCGCGGGCCCCCTTGCGGGCATTTGGTGGTCCCTTACCGGAAACGCGGCCCCCGATTTTTTCAATTCAGTATTCAATCTCTGGATCAGCGTCTCGCACAGCCTTCTTTGGCCAATCATCGGGATTCTCGTGCTGGCGGCCGCCTTCGGACTGCCCATATTCATCGCCATGTCGGGAATCGCGTACGCCGCATTCTCTCAGGGCGGCGGCTATGTGGAAATGATCCCGCTCGAGTACTACGGGATTCTCACCGATAAAAGCATCGCGGCCATACCCCTGTTCACCCTCGCCGGATACCTGCTGGCGGACGGAAGCGCGGGCAAGCGCCTGCTTGAAGTGGTGAGGGAAAGCGTCGGCTGGCTGCGCGGAGGACCGGTGATCGCGGCGGTGATTGTAGCGACGTTTTTCACGACCTTCACCGGAGCTTCCGGCGTCACGATTCTCGCACTCGGCGGCCTTTTAACTATGATCTTGACCGGAAGCGGCTCGAGCAAGGCGAACGCCCAGTCGCTGGTAACCGCGTCCGGATCGATCGGAATGCTGTTTCCGCCGAGCCTCGCGGTCATCATCTACGGCACCACGAATATCTTTTCCGTCGATATTTACGACCTGTTCAAGGGTTCGATCATCCCCGGCGTTTTAATGGCTCTCTCAATGATCGGAATAGGAATATTTCGCGACAGGGGCTCCAAGCGGGGAGCATTCTCGCTTCCGAACCTCCTGAAAGCGCTCGTTAAAGGATTGCCTGAACTGATTCTTCCGGCAGGAATCGTACTCGGATACTTCACCGGCTTTTTTACGCTGATGGAAACGGCGTCTTTCTGCGCGGTCTACGCCTTCGTTCTGGAAGTATTCATCCGCCGGGATTTCAATATCCGCGAAGCGGCCGCAGTCGCGCTCAAGAGCATCCCGGTCGCGGGCGGCGTCCTCGTCATCGTAGGAGCCGCGAAGGCTGTGGCATATTTCATGGTGGACGCCGGAATCCCCTTTCTCCTGACGGATCTGGTGGCCGCCTTCGTGCATTCGCGTCTGCTGTTTCTGTTTTTGCTCAACATCCTGCTCATTCTTGTCGGATGCTTCATGGACCTATATTCCGCAATCCTGGTAGTTTCTCCCCTCATCGTTCCGGTGGCCGAATCCTTCGGCATCCACCCGGTGCATACGGGAGTGATCTTCCTCACGAACCTCGCGCTGGGATTTCTCACTCCCCCGGTCGGAATGAATCTGTTCATTGCGAGCTACACCTTCGAAAAACCGGTCATGAAAATCGCGCGGGATGTGCTCCCCTACCTCGCGGCGCAATTCTTGATTCTTATGCTTATAACCTATATTCCCTGGTTCAGCACCGCGCTGCTGTAG
- a CDS encoding Trp family transcriptional regulator, giving the protein MEENEILRKTAFQELCRALSRADDEELIEGFMSCLLTPTEVQEISSRWALVREIDAGTTQREIARKLGLSLCKITRGSKELKKENSPFKAMIDLGAE; this is encoded by the coding sequence ATGGAAGAGAACGAAATACTCCGTAAAACCGCTTTTCAGGAACTCTGCAGGGCCTTGTCCCGGGCCGACGACGAGGAATTGATAGAAGGTTTCATGTCCTGTCTGCTCACGCCCACTGAGGTGCAGGAGATATCGAGCCGCTGGGCTCTGGTACGGGAGATCGACGCCGGAACCACCCAACGGGAAATCGCCCGCAAGCTGGGTTTGAGCCTGTGCAAAATCACCCGAGGTTCCAAAGAATTAAAAAAAGAAAACTCTCCGTTCAAGGCGATGATAGATCTCGGAGCCGAATAA
- a CDS encoding ABC transporter permease, whose product MIQGILIEGLVFGIMALAVFITFRVLDFADMTVDGSFPLGAAIMAILLTLGWNPFLAILLAFAGGAAAGAITAVIHSKLKIPGLLAGILTMTMLYSINLRILGNKANLSLLKYETLFTKIKTIAAPFMKSDHAVLLFLVAAVALILVLVNLFFHTDFGITLGALGSNPQMITSQGMNPEVVKLIGICFSNGLVGIAGALACMYQGFADVNSGTGTVVAGLASVMIGEFLLKSNRIELLTLRVVLGSILYRAIMYAGRSYGYLVGLTANDLKLITGVLIIACLIVSKQGKTSFFKSKAAKK is encoded by the coding sequence ATGATTCAAGGCATATTGATCGAGGGCCTGGTGTTCGGCATCATGGCCCTCGCTGTTTTTATCACGTTCAGGGTACTCGATTTCGCCGACATGACGGTGGACGGATCCTTTCCCCTCGGAGCCGCGATCATGGCGATCCTGCTGACGCTCGGGTGGAATCCCTTTCTCGCGATTCTGTTAGCCTTCGCGGGCGGGGCCGCCGCCGGAGCCATAACCGCCGTCATCCACTCGAAGCTTAAAATTCCCGGACTTCTGGCGGGCATCCTCACCATGACGATGCTGTATTCGATCAACCTGCGTATTCTGGGAAACAAGGCGAACCTCTCGCTTCTCAAATACGAAACCCTGTTTACGAAGATCAAAACGATTGCGGCTCCCTTCATGAAAAGCGACCATGCAGTGCTGTTGTTCCTCGTCGCCGCGGTAGCTCTCATTCTTGTATTGGTAAACCTTTTTTTCCATACCGATTTCGGAATCACCCTGGGAGCGCTCGGATCGAATCCGCAGATGATCACCTCGCAGGGCATGAATCCGGAAGTCGTCAAGCTCATCGGCATCTGCTTTTCGAACGGTCTGGTGGGAATCGCGGGAGCCCTCGCCTGCATGTATCAGGGATTCGCAGACGTCAACTCCGGCACGGGAACCGTCGTCGCGGGCCTCGCTTCCGTCATGATAGGCGAGTTTCTCTTAAAGTCGAACCGCATTGAGCTGCTCACCCTGAGAGTCGTCCTCGGCTCGATCCTCTACCGGGCGATCATGTACGCCGGGCGCAGCTACGGCTACCTCGTCGGACTCACCGCGAACGATCTGAAGCTCATCACCGGCGTGCTGATCATCGCCTGCCTCATCGTCTCGAAGCAGGGGAAAACATCCTTTTTCAAATCGAAGGCGGCGAAAAAATGA
- a CDS encoding TRAP transporter TatT component family protein produces the protein MRATGKRTTVSLPAGSCARSFLCFILPFLWFSGCSIQKAAYNAVSDALAPEYGTVHRDEPDPMTALTGENDPELVAAFFPAALKIYEMMLIQNPQHRELGIMTGQLCVMYANAFIQTPAERLPSDRFDEQNRQYLRALNLYRRGFEYSLSGLEIRKPGISRAVHEGNLEFLEKALEKFKITDVPGLYWTGAGLLAAFSLDPLNSYYSPRVPAAVALLERAAGIHPEFNNGAIFEVLLAFYAAAPESLGGGMDKALEARDRALEISAGSSPSLFIACARSIAVPTQDSGMFTENIDKALAIDPDSQPENRLALLLAREQALWLKEHKSEFILFPED, from the coding sequence ATGAGGGCAACAGGGAAAAGAACAACCGTCAGCCTACCCGCTGGTTCCTGCGCACGCTCTTTTCTCTGCTTTATTCTTCCATTCCTTTGGTTTTCCGGTTGCTCCATACAAAAAGCAGCCTACAACGCTGTATCGGACGCCCTCGCTCCCGAGTACGGCACCGTACATAGAGACGAACCCGATCCGATGACGGCCCTCACCGGCGAAAACGACCCCGAACTGGTGGCCGCATTTTTCCCCGCCGCTCTGAAAATCTATGAAATGATGCTCATACAAAACCCGCAGCACCGCGAATTGGGCATAATGACCGGCCAGTTGTGCGTCATGTACGCAAACGCGTTCATCCAGACTCCCGCCGAACGCTTGCCCTCAGATCGTTTCGACGAACAGAACCGGCAGTATCTGCGGGCCCTGAACCTGTATCGCAGGGGTTTCGAATACTCGCTTTCCGGTTTGGAAATCAGAAAACCCGGCATCAGCCGCGCAGTCCATGAAGGCAACCTTGAATTCCTTGAAAAAGCGCTCGAAAAATTCAAGATTACGGATGTTCCGGGCCTCTACTGGACGGGAGCGGGATTGCTGGCGGCTTTCTCCCTCGATCCGCTTAACTCGTATTATTCGCCGAGGGTTCCCGCCGCGGTCGCTCTCCTGGAACGGGCCGCCGGGATTCACCCGGAGTTCAACAACGGAGCGATCTTCGAAGTACTCCTCGCCTTTTACGCCGCCGCTCCGGAAAGCCTTGGAGGCGGAATGGACAAGGCGCTTGAAGCCCGGGACCGGGCCCTTGAAATATCCGCCGGCTCAAGCCCCTCACTCTTCATAGCCTGCGCCAGAAGCATCGCCGTCCCGACCCAGGACTCAGGCATGTTCACTGAAAACATCGACAAAGCCCTTGCGATAGATCCCGATTCGCAACCGGAGAACCGCCTCGCCCTTCTGTTGGCGAGGGAACAGGCTCTGTGGCTCAAAGAACACAAGTCGGAATTTATTCTATTCCCGGAGGATTGA
- a CDS encoding ABC transporter substrate-binding protein, with translation MKHSIRYALVVAAAVLLAGGCAKKQEAKTAENPSFRIGVSKIVSHPALDATEQGIQDELAARGIPAVFDLQNANGDVNTATQIAQKFLVDKVDAVVAIATPNAIAAANTIKDKPVVFSVITDPAGAGLVDADLMGKGNVTGLSDMTDVLDHLKLFQRVAGIKTLGYVYTSSEANSASSLASVEKACAEIGISLVTQSINNSSEVKQATETIVKRVDGIYLTTDNTVFSALPALIEVALANKKPVFSSDTTSAVDGGCLIASGFDYYKAGRATGAILADVLQGKKPADIPVKFLKDPSEMDFIIDLDVAKICGIDFPQDILDTAGKVFENGKLTTRN, from the coding sequence ATGAAACATTCAATCAGATACGCGCTCGTCGTCGCGGCCGCCGTCCTGCTCGCAGGCGGGTGCGCGAAAAAACAAGAAGCAAAAACCGCCGAAAACCCGTCCTTCAGGATCGGCGTTTCCAAGATAGTATCCCATCCCGCGCTCGACGCGACCGAACAGGGGATTCAGGACGAACTGGCCGCAAGGGGAATCCCGGCAGTCTTCGATCTGCAGAACGCAAACGGAGACGTTAACACCGCAACCCAGATCGCCCAGAAATTCCTCGTCGACAAGGTGGACGCGGTCGTCGCCATCGCCACGCCGAACGCTATCGCCGCGGCGAACACAATCAAGGACAAGCCGGTCGTCTTCTCCGTCATCACCGATCCCGCGGGAGCCGGGCTTGTGGACGCCGATCTCATGGGCAAGGGCAACGTCACCGGACTTTCAGACATGACCGACGTTCTCGACCACCTGAAACTCTTCCAGCGCGTTGCGGGCATTAAAACCCTCGGCTATGTCTACACCAGTTCTGAAGCCAACTCAGCCTCGTCCCTCGCAAGCGTAGAAAAGGCCTGCGCAGAGATCGGAATATCACTCGTCACCCAATCGATCAATAATTCCTCGGAAGTGAAGCAGGCGACCGAGACGATCGTAAAGCGCGTGGACGGAATCTATTTGACTACCGACAACACGGTGTTCTCCGCCCTTCCCGCCCTCATCGAAGTCGCTCTCGCGAACAAAAAACCGGTGTTCTCCTCCGACACCACCAGCGCCGTCGACGGCGGATGCCTGATCGCCAGCGGCTTCGACTACTACAAGGCCGGACGCGCAACGGGAGCAATCCTCGCGGACGTTCTCCAGGGCAAGAAGCCCGCGGACATTCCGGTCAAGTTCCTCAAGGATCCTTCCGAAATGGACTTCATCATCGATCTCGACGTAGCCAAGATCTGCGGAATCGATTTCCCCCAGGACATCCTCGACACCGCGGGGAAAGTCTTCGAGAACGGCAAATTGACCACGCGCAATTAA
- a CDS encoding Hpt domain-containing protein — translation MEKERGYIEGYAEVMERLGGSEALLDRLLIKFRDSYGNSRADFDSCLSSGKLEDAYRIVHSIKGVSANLGLGEVWRTAIILEARLREGEYTLIDGEREAFFLALEKAASAI, via the coding sequence ATGGAAAAAGAACGCGGATACATCGAAGGTTACGCAGAGGTTATGGAACGACTCGGGGGCAGCGAAGCCCTGCTCGACCGGCTGCTGATCAAATTCCGCGATTCGTACGGCAATTCCCGCGCAGATTTCGACAGCTGCCTTTCATCCGGAAAATTGGAAGACGCGTACCGGATTGTGCATTCTATAAAAGGCGTATCCGCGAATCTCGGCCTCGGAGAGGTGTGGAGAACCGCTATCATTCTCGAGGCCCGCCTGCGCGAGGGCGAGTACACCCTCATCGATGGCGAGCGGGAAGCATTCTTTCTGGCGTTGGAAAAAGCCGCTTCGGCTATCTGA